The Microterricola viridarii genome segment GCGCCGTGGGCCGTCGCGGTCTCCGGCAACAGTCCGAGAATCGTCTTCGCCGTCACCGTCTTGCCGCTGCCGGACTCCCCCACGATGGCGAGAACCTCGCCCCGGGCGACGGCGAGGCTGACGCCGTCGACGGCGCGCACGACGCCGGCATCCGTTGCGAAGCTGACGGCCAGGTTCTCGATGCTGACGACGGAGTCCCTCATGCCGTGCCCTCCATTCCCTCGTCGCCGCGCATGGCGGTGGGCTCCAGCCCACTCAGCCCGCCCGGCCCTGCAGTGAGCGTGCCGCCGGGCACGACGGATGTCTCGGCGACGGTTCCCGGCGACTGGTCGGCCGCGCGGCGACCGCGCAGGCGCGGGTCGGCGAGGTCGTTCAGGCTCTCACCGACCAGGGTGATGCCGAGCACGACGAGCACGATGGCCAGGCCGGGGAACAGCGCCGTCCACCAGATGCCGCTCGTCACGTCCGAGAGCGACTTGTTCAGGTCGTAGCCCCATTCCGCCGCCGAGGTCGGCTCGATGCCGAAGCCGAGGAAGCCGAGGCCGGCCAGGGTGAGGATCGCCTCGGAGGAGTTCAGCGTGAAGATCAGCGGCAGCGTGCGTGTCGCGTTCCGCAGCACGTGCCGGAACATGATGCGTGAGCTGGACGCTCCGAGCACCTTGGCGGATTCCACGTAGGCCTCTGACTTGATGCGCACGGTCTCGGCCCGGATGACGCGGAAGTACTGCGGGATGAACACGACCGTGATGGAGATGGCCGCGGCCAGCACGCCGCCGACCAGGTTGGACTCGCCACCGGAGATGACGATCGACATGACGATCGCGAGCAGCAGCGACGGGAACGCGTAGATGGCGTCGCACACGACCACGAGCATCCGGTCGAGCCAGCCGCCGAAGTAGCCGGAAACGAGGCCGAGCAGCACGCCGGCGAAGATCGACAGCAACACCGCGACCACGATGACGAAGATCGCCGTCTGTGCGCCCCAGATCACCCGGGAGAGCACGTCGTAGCCACCGACGGTGGTGCCGAGTGGGTGGGCGGATGACGGCGGCTGCTGTGCCCCGAACGCGACCCCGTCAGCGCGCAGCTGGCCGAACCCGTAGGGCGCGAGCCACGGGGCGAGTAGGGCGGTCAGCAGGAAGATGCCGGTGATGACGAGGCCGGCCACGAGCATGCCGCGCTGCAGCCCGACACTCTGCCGGAGCTGGTGGATGACCGGCAGCCGGCCCCAGAACTCGCGCATCTCAGTACCTCACTCGCGGGTCGATCAGCGCGGCGATGACGTCGACGATGAAGTTGGTGATCGCGACGATCACGGCCAACAGCACGACGATGCCCTGCACCGCCACGAAGTCGCGCGCCTGTAGGAACTGGGTGAGCATGAAGCCGAGGCCCTTCCACTCGAAGGTCTTCTCGGTGAGCACCGCGCCGGCCAGCAGCAGGGCGATCTGCAGGCCGATGACGGTGATGATGGGGATGAGCGCAGGCCGGTAGGCGTGCTTGCGCACGAGGCGCAACTCGCTGACGCCGCGCGATCTGGCCGCGTCGACGTACTCGGAGGAGAGCGTGCCGATGACGTTGGTGCGCACGAGGCGCAGGAAGATGCCGGCGGTGAGCAGGCCGAGTGCGAGGCCGGGCAGCACGGCATGCTGGAGCACGTCGCCCAGCACGGCCGGGTCGCCCGTCATGATGGCGTCGATCGTGTAGAAACCGGTCTTGTTCGGCAGCAACTGCATCTGCAGCTCTGCGCCGGTGGAGGCGCGGCCGGCCACAGGCAGCCAGCCCAGCCAGACCGAGAACACCAGCTTGAGCATGAGCCCAGCAAAGAAGACGGGGATCGCGTACCAGAGGATCGCGGCGACGCGGAAGGTGGCATCCGGGGCCTTGTCGCGGAAGTAGGCGGCGACCATGCCGAGCGGGATACCGACGACGAATGCCACGAGCAACGCGTAGAACGCGAGTTCGGCTGTGGCGGCTCCGTACTGGAGCAGGATGTCGATCACCGGCCGATTGCTGCTGACGGTCGTGCCGAAGTCGCCAGTGAAGATCTGGCCGAGGTACTCGAAGTACTGCACGATGAGCGGCCGGTCGTAGCCGGCCGCGTGGATGCGCTCGGCGAGTTGTGCCGGGCCCAACTTGCCGCCGAGCGACGCCGTGATCGGGTCACCTGTGCTGCGCATCAACACGAACACCGTGCTGACGAGGATGAAGATGGTGGGGAAGATCAGCAGGAACCTGATCACCAGGTAGCTACCGAGGCTGCCGTGGCCGCGTTCCGCCTTGGGGGCGGGTTTCGCGGGCGGCGGCCCCGACTCGGCCGGTTGCTGCAGCGTTGCCTGACTCATGCCTGCCTAACGGTCGGGATGGCCACGGAGGCGACTCAGCTGCGAGTCGCC includes the following:
- a CDS encoding ABC transporter permease; translated protein: MSQATLQQPAESGPPPAKPAPKAERGHGSLGSYLVIRFLLIFPTIFILVSTVFVLMRSTGDPITASLGGKLGPAQLAERIHAAGYDRPLIVQYFEYLGQIFTGDFGTTVSSNRPVIDILLQYGAATAELAFYALLVAFVVGIPLGMVAAYFRDKAPDATFRVAAILWYAIPVFFAGLMLKLVFSVWLGWLPVAGRASTGAELQMQLLPNKTGFYTIDAIMTGDPAVLGDVLQHAVLPGLALGLLTAGIFLRLVRTNVIGTLSSEYVDAARSRGVSELRLVRKHAYRPALIPIITVIGLQIALLLAGAVLTEKTFEWKGLGFMLTQFLQARDFVAVQGIVVLLAVIVAITNFIVDVIAALIDPRVRY
- a CDS encoding ABC transporter permease, producing MREFWGRLPVIHQLRQSVGLQRGMLVAGLVITGIFLLTALLAPWLAPYGFGQLRADGVAFGAQQPPSSAHPLGTTVGGYDVLSRVIWGAQTAIFVIVVAVLLSIFAGVLLGLVSGYFGGWLDRMLVVVCDAIYAFPSLLLAIVMSIVISGGESNLVGGVLAAAISITVVFIPQYFRVIRAETVRIKSEAYVESAKVLGASSSRIMFRHVLRNATRTLPLIFTLNSSEAILTLAGLGFLGFGIEPTSAAEWGYDLNKSLSDVTSGIWWTALFPGLAIVLVVLGITLVGESLNDLADPRLRGRRAADQSPGTVAETSVVPGGTLTAGPGGLSGLEPTAMRGDEGMEGTA